From the Methylomonas sp. MK1 genome, one window contains:
- a CDS encoding helix-turn-helix transcriptional regulator: MVKLTGSRQEQILKLLLSSAAGMSIDELAAQLEISRNAVKQHLTGLEKDQLVAEAALNSTGGRPSRNYTLTEQGRNRLPKQYPWFCNLLLGELKAELGETALRQMLWRMGVNLAQSLAPQFSGKDPAQKQSALVELMQSLGYHAEMDTEQVQPTIKAVNCVYHDLAQQHPELCEFDRALMSTLLDRPIEQTACMALQDCACKFKICNAGA; the protein is encoded by the coding sequence ATGGTCAAACTCACCGGCTCACGCCAGGAACAAATCTTAAAATTACTGCTGTCCAGCGCGGCCGGTATGAGTATCGACGAGCTGGCCGCGCAATTGGAAATCTCCAGAAACGCGGTCAAACAACATCTCACCGGTTTGGAAAAAGACCAATTGGTTGCAGAAGCGGCCTTGAACAGCACCGGCGGCCGGCCTTCGCGCAATTACACGCTGACCGAACAAGGCCGTAACCGCCTGCCCAAGCAATATCCCTGGTTCTGCAACTTGTTGTTGGGTGAGTTGAAAGCCGAACTGGGCGAAACCGCTTTGCGGCAAATGCTGTGGCGTATGGGCGTTAATCTGGCGCAGTCGCTGGCCCCGCAATTCAGCGGCAAAGACCCGGCACAAAAGCAAAGCGCGCTGGTGGAATTAATGCAATCGCTGGGTTATCACGCCGAAATGGACACCGAACAAGTGCAGCCGACCATTAAAGCCGTTAATTGCGTTTATCACGATCTGGCCCAGCAACATCCGGAGTTGTGCGAATTCGATCGCGCGCTGATGTCCACTTTATTGGATAGACCCATCGAGCAAACTGCTTGCATGGCCTTGCAGGATTGCGCTTGCAAATTCAAAATCTGCAATGCGGGTGCGTGA
- a CDS encoding group I truncated hemoglobin: MSETTATLYEQLGGEAAVNAAVDIFYRKVLSDHRINRFFDNTDMDKQAAKQKSFLTMAFGGPNNYSGADMRQAHAHLVKKLGLDDSHFDAVVEDLAATLQELNVPQELINQVAAIAESTRNDVLDR; the protein is encoded by the coding sequence ATGAGCGAAACCACGGCAACTCTTTACGAACAACTCGGCGGCGAAGCGGCCGTTAATGCAGCCGTCGATATTTTTTATCGCAAAGTCTTGAGCGATCACCGCATCAACCGCTTTTTCGATAACACCGATATGGACAAACAGGCAGCCAAACAAAAATCCTTTTTAACCATGGCCTTTGGCGGTCCCAATAACTATTCCGGCGCCGATATGCGTCAGGCCCATGCGCATCTGGTAAAAAAACTGGGTTTGGACGATTCGCATTTTGACGCGGTGGTCGAGGATCTGGCGGCTACCTTACAAGAGCTGAACGTGCCGCAAGAGCTGATCAATCAAGTCGCGGCTATTGCCGAAAGCACGCGTAACGACGTGTTGGACCGCTAG
- a CDS encoding 2Fe-2S iron-sulfur cluster-binding protein, with amino-acid sequence MSLYKLSVNDRDIICESGETVLDACLRENIDIPYGCRQGACQSCMVRSLQGPPPSAAQDGLKEVLRHQHYFLACLCYPQQDMAISISPPAEFFTEATVIEKSLLNAETLQLTLQCQETMDYYAGQFVNLKRADGLTRSYSIANNRLHANKLSFHIRRLAGGRFSEWAHQELNVGDKLEVSDPQGLCYYLPTSQENNLLLIGTGSGLAPLAGIVSEALHHGHKGAIHLFHGSREMDGLYWLEEMQDLASQYPNFHYTPCISRGDAPEGVARGRANDVAMTLLPSLKGWRLYLCGHPDMVHQTKRQAFLHGAALQDIHADAFHVASATLD; translated from the coding sequence ATGAGCTTGTATAAACTCAGCGTGAACGACCGCGACATTATTTGCGAGTCTGGTGAAACCGTGCTGGACGCGTGTCTGCGCGAAAACATCGACATCCCCTATGGTTGTCGGCAGGGCGCCTGTCAGAGCTGTATGGTGCGCAGCTTGCAGGGCCCGCCACCGTCGGCGGCGCAAGACGGTTTAAAAGAAGTATTGCGCCATCAACACTATTTCCTGGCCTGTCTGTGTTATCCGCAGCAGGATATGGCGATCAGCATTAGTCCGCCGGCCGAGTTTTTTACCGAGGCCACGGTGATTGAAAAAAGTCTGTTGAATGCGGAAACGTTGCAACTTACTTTGCAGTGCCAGGAAACCATGGATTATTACGCCGGCCAGTTTGTGAATCTGAAACGCGCCGACGGTTTGACCCGCAGTTATTCGATCGCCAACAATCGGTTGCACGCCAACAAGCTCAGCTTTCATATCCGCCGCTTGGCCGGCGGTCGCTTCAGCGAATGGGCGCACCAGGAACTGAATGTCGGCGACAAGTTAGAGGTTTCTGATCCGCAAGGACTGTGCTACTACCTGCCCACGAGCCAAGAGAATAATCTGTTACTGATCGGCACCGGTAGCGGCTTGGCGCCCTTGGCCGGGATTGTCAGCGAAGCTTTGCATCACGGTCATAAGGGGGCGATCCATCTGTTTCATGGCAGCCGCGAGATGGACGGTTTGTATTGGCTGGAGGAAATGCAGGATCTCGCTAGCCAGTACCCTAATTTTCACTACACGCCGTGCATATCGCGCGGCGACGCGCCGGAGGGCGTGGCTAGGGGGCGGGCCAACGATGTGGCGATGACCCTGTTGCCCAGTCTGAAAGGTTGGCGCCTATATTTATGCGGCCATCCAGACATGGTGCATCAAACCAAGCGCCAGGCGTTTTTGCATGGCGCGGCTTTGCAGGATATCCATGCCGATGCGTTTCATGTGGCGTCGGCAACCTTGGATTGA